CGAAGTTTGATAGCACGCGCCGGATATACGATAGAAGAATTTGTAGATGCCGCAAAATGAATCGACTTCAAAAAATTATTTCAAAACCCGAAAAGTTAGGCATCGGCCTTATTTCCGGCACATCTCTGGATGGGGTTGACGCAGCTTTAGTGAGAATAAAGAATAGCGGCTTAGAAACAAAAGCCAGGCTAATTGAATTTATCACCTTTCCCTATCCAACGGGTTTAAAAGAAAAACTTTTAGAAATATCAACGCCGGACAAGGGTACCGTAAATGAAATTTGTCGATATAACGTCGTTTTGGGAGAAATATTTGCAGACGCTGTTAAAGCCCTTCTTAATAAAGCAGGAGTCAATTCAGGTGAAGTTGATTTTATCGGCTCGCATGGGCAAACCGTGCATCATCTCCCTAAACCGGAGAAGGTGTTTGATTACACTATTACGTCGACCTTACAATTGGGCGAGCCCTCCGTTATTGCAAAGAGGGCGGGGATTTTGACTGTAGCAGACTTCAGACCCGCGGATATGGCCCTGGGAGGTCAAGGGGCACCTTTGGTTCCATATCTAGACTTCACGCTATTTCGTTCTTTAGAAAAAAGCCGTGCGCTTTTGAACATTGGCGGCATTGCGAATTTCA
The sequence above is a segment of the candidate division KSB1 bacterium genome. Coding sequences within it:
- a CDS encoding anhydro-N-acetylmuramic acid kinase; translation: MNRLQKIISKPEKLGIGLISGTSLDGVDAALVRIKNSGLETKARLIEFITFPYPTGLKEKLLEISTPDKGTVNEICRYNVVLGEIFADAVKALLNKAGVNSGEVDFIGSHGQTVHHLPKPEKVFDYTITSTLQLGEPSVIAKRAGILTVADFRPADMALGGQGAPLVPYLDFTLFRSLEKSRALLNIGGIANFTILKNGCSLSDVIAFDTGPGNMVIDFLMNELFSSPFDKNGEIASSGRISEKLLDLTLKHPYFKKQPPKSTGREEFGSEFCENFLAESERLNLSKEDCITTASE